Proteins from a genomic interval of Oncorhynchus gorbuscha isolate QuinsamMale2020 ecotype Even-year unplaced genomic scaffold, OgorEven_v1.0 Un_scaffold_1333, whole genome shotgun sequence:
- the slc19a2 gene encoding thiamine transporter 1, which yields MVCFFWVDMSQLYPTILLCVYGFFSNLRPSEPFLTAFLMGPDKNLTETELVNEIYPIWTYSYLVLLFPVFLATDYLCYKPVLILQAVSLVVTYLMLVKAQGVLAMQLLELFFGLATATDIAYYSYIYSVVEPAQYQRVTGYCRSITLLGSAAGSLAGQLLVSVAQIRLLYLCIITLVSAILAFVAPWFLPMPSRSLFFHKRQGTEGEKLVHQNSRVPMDEAEDPESKVPLKIDEVTMVVTASDGGGASSGLVDVLRILWEDFLQCYSCPALLAWSVWWALSTCGYFQLVNYVQALWEKVLPSQEFEIYNGYVETVSTLLGALAAFGVGSIKVSWAVWGELALCIFSVVMAVAVYLMDTIRNIWVCYTSYVVFRATYMLLITIATFQIAANLSMQRYALVFGVNTFIALLLQTLLTVVVVDSVGLGLDIFPQFLIYASYFAVIAVIFLMAGLYKLVLRRSQPVAQPQTDSGETESDCLSRDSPPLNELQQNTGT from the exons ATGGTGTGCTTTTTTTGGGTTGACATGTCTCAACTATATCCCACGATCTTACTTTGTGTTTATGGATTCTTCTCTAATCTCCGACCTTCTGAGCCTTTCTTAACTGCGTTTTTGATGGGACCTGATAAAAACCTTACTGAAACAGAG CTTGTAAATGAAATCTACCCAATATGGACCTATTCCTACCTCGTGCTACTCTTCCCAGTTTTCCTGGCCACGGACTACCTGTGTTACAAGCCTGTGCTGATCCTGCAGGCGGTGAGCTTGGTAGTGACCTACTTAATGCTAGTGAAGGCCCAGGGCGTGCTGGCCATGCAGCTTCTGGAGTTGTTCTTTGGCCTCGCCACTGCCACAGACATAGCCTACTACTCTTACATCTACAGTGTGGTGGAGCCGGCCCAGTACCAGAGAGTCACTGGTTACTGTCGTAGTATTACGTTACTGGGCTCCGCTGCTGGCTCGCTGGCTGGGCAGCTGCTAGTGTCTGTGGCTCAGATCCGGCTGCTCTACCTCTGTATTATCACATTGGTGTCGGCCATCTTGGCCTTCGTGGCGCCCTGGTTTTTGCCCATGCCCAGTAGGAGTTTGTTCTTCCATAAGCGccaggggacagagggggagaagcTGGTGCATCAGAACAGCAGGGTTCCCATGGATGAAGCAGAGGATCCTGAGAGCAAAGTACCTCTGAAGATTGATGAGGTCACCATG GTCGTGACGGCCAGTGATGGGGGTGGAGCTAGCAGTGGCTTAGTGGACGTGTTAAGGATCCTATGGGAAGACTTCCTGCAGTGCTACTCATGCCCTGCCCTCCTGGCTTGGTCGGTGTGGTGGGCCCTCTCTACGTGTGGCTACTTCCAGTTGGTCAACTATGTTCAGGCCCTGTGGGAGAAAGTCCTGCCCTCCCAGGAGTTTGAGATCTACAATGGATACGTGGAGACAGTCTCCACCTTGTTAG GTGCGTTAGCAGCCTTCGGGGTGGGCTCCATCAAGGTCTCCTGGGCAGTCTGGGGAGAGCTGGCTCTCTGCATCTTCTCAGTGGTCATGGCTGTGGCTGTGTACCTCATGGACACCATCAGGAACATCTGGGTGTGCTACACCTCCTATGTGGTCTTCAGAGCCACCTATATGCTGCTGATAACCATCGCTAC GTTTCAGATTGCTGCCAACCTGAGTATGCAGCGATATGCCTTAGTGTTTGGAGTGAACACTTTCATTGCCCTGCTGCTTCAGACTCTGCTTACTGTTGTGGTAGTGGACTCTGTTGGGCTGGGCCTGGACATTTTCCCACAG TTTCTCATATACGCCAGCTACTTCGCTGTGATCGCAGTGATCTTCCTCATGGCCGGGCTGTACAAGCTGGTGTTGAGAAGATCCCAGCCAGTGGCCCAGCCTCAGACTGATAGTGGAGAGACTGAGTCAGACTGCCTTAGCAGAGACTCTCCTCCCCTCAACGAGCTGCAGCAGAACACAGGGACATGA